AGAAACCCATCCTCTTTTCAGCAGAAACCATCCGGAATAAAACATAACAGGAAGGGTGAGGGCAAGCTCAATAACCGCTTGAATCTGGTGAGAAAAAGGGAAATTGATAAACATTCCACCCATAGAGAGAATAAAAACAGGGATGGTAAAGGCCAATGAGATAATAAATTTCCTTTTTAATATGTTATAGGTTTCATCTTCATCATCATCTCCACTGTCAGGCATTCTTACGAGATCCATTCCGCAGATAGGGCAGTCACCAGGTTCATCACGAATAATCTCAGGATGCATGGGGCAGGTGTATTTTGCGGTTTTCTTTTCAGGATATTTTACAAGATCCATTCCACATACCGGGCATCCTACATTAGAGTCATAGGTTTGATCACCTTCACAGTACATTGGACAGTAATATCTGCCAGCCATTTCATCAGTAACTTTTGGAGCTTCCTGATGATGACTGTGTTCATGAGAATGAGAATGCTGGTGTATGTCTGCTTTTTGAGCAAGGTCTTCAGTAATAGGCTCTAAGTGCATATGACAAACGGGGCAGTCTCCTTTTTCATCATATACTTTGTCTTTTTCACAGAACATCGGGCAATAATATTTTCCAATATTATCTTTAAAGTTTTCCGGAAGATGTGTAGATGAATAAGTGGGTTTATAGCCAGGGTCTTTTGCCAGTTTCTCTTCAATGGGAACAAGGTACATATTACATATAGGGCATCTTTCGCCTTGCTTAAAGTAAAGTTTTTCACCTTCGCACTCCATTGGGCAGTAATATACTGACGATGGCGATACGCGGTCCTGAGGTTTTACAAAAGCTTTTTCCGGATTATTAGGGTCTTCAAGTCTGTATTTTCCAATTTCTGCCAAAGCATCGTTTAAAACCGAAAGTCCGATCTCAGGATCGGAAGTGATTGTTGCTATACCGCTCTCCAGATTGACATCAGCTTTTACCCCCTGAACACTGTTCAGTTGATTCGAAATCTTTTTCTGGCAACCTGAACAGGTCATTCCAAGTATTTTATACTGTCGTTCCATGATTCTTAAATTTATATTACAAATTTCCAAAATGGAATGGTAAGGCTGTTATAAATTTAAGGATAATAGTTATAAAATTAAGAACGGCGTAAATTGGAGTTCGGAGGAAAAGTGTAATTCTTGTCAGAAATACGCATAATTAAGAGCGAAATCCGGATATTGAAACCATACACATTTCTCGTACTAATTCCTACGTTTGTAAAGTTTCTTTATTTCCGGATGTACTAAACATTATCAAGTGATTTCCTGTTGTGCTCCTTCAGTTTTTTAAATGCAGTAGGAGTGAAGCCTGTGATATTTCTGAATTGTGAAGACAGATGCTGAACACTTTTATAGCCGAGTTTTCCTGCGATTTCAGTAAGATTGAATTCATTATATAGAAGGAGCTCCTTTACTTTTTCTATTTTTTGAAGAATGAAAAATTGTTCTAAAGTAATATTTTCATTTTGTGAGAACGTTTTGGAAAGAGAACTATAGTCTTTATGAAGCCTTGAACTTAAAAATTCAGAAAGAAGAAAATCTTCATCAATATCCAGCTCACTGACTTTCAGAATGATCATATTTTTTATTTTTTCGGCAAGCTGATGTGCAGAATCCATAATTCTTTCAAAGCCGGTATCAAGGAGCTGCTGTTCGATAATCTGCATCTTTTCTGCGGAAACTTCACTATCTGTTTCTACTTCACCCAGTATAATGGATTTTATTTTTATATCCGAAGAATTGAAGATGTTTTCTACAGCAGCAATACATCTGTTACAGACCATATTCTTTATGAAAAATTTCATAATCCGTTGTTTAGCCTGTCTTTTACAAATTCGATCTGAGTTTTACCATGAGGAGCAGGATTTCCATCAGCATCAAGGTTAACCATAACAATCTTTTCAACTGTAATAATAGTCTGGTGGGTCATTTTGTTTCGGACATCACATCTTAAAGTAATAGAGGTGGAACCGAAGCTCATGGCTTCAATACCTATTTCAATAATATCCCCCTGTTTGGCAGAGCTTACGAAATTGATTTCGGAAATGAATTTGGTAACCACTTTTGTGTTTTCCAGCTGGATAATAGCATATAATGCTGCTTCTTCATCAATCCATTGTAATAGTCTCCCTCCAAAAAGAGAGTGGTTAGGATTCAAATCTTCGGGTTTTACCCATTTTCTGGTATGGTAGTTCATGTTGTAATAATTTATTAATACAAATTTAGTGTTAAAAGCTGATGTTGTCAAAAGAATCGTATTTATTGATCTGAACAGAATTATTCATTTTCTCAATCATTTTCTTTTGGAGCGCATGGTTATAGTCTTTGTGATTGACAGATCCTTTAAGAACTTTTGATAATCTTCACGCTCTATAGGAAATGAGGCTGCTTTCCCTTCATTATAATGAATTCCAAATCCGTATCTTTTGGCTAAAGGGGAAGTGCGCGGGCATGGCTGACCTTTGGAAAAGAATATATGTCTTTTCTTTCTTTTCAGGAGGTGTTTGAGAATGAGAAACAGGGGAGTCTTCTGCTACTACAGTGAGGGGGGATATGATTTGTGGTATGTGAGTGTAAAATTTATGAAAATCTGAACAGTTAAAACACTTTGTAAATATAATGCTATTCTTATAGATTATAAAAGAAACCCTCTGTCGATCTATGAAACTTTGTAAAACTTTTATTCCTTATTTATATGATAAAATTCATTTTATACGGAAGGGCCATTTTAATTCGATCAGCCATAATTGATAATATTGAAAGTGAATCAATGTATTTCTATCATTGTTTTTAAAGAATAAATTAAATAATTACAATTTATATGATAATATTTAATGTAAAATTTTCTTTTTTTAATTATTTAACGTAATTTTGATTTTAGATAAATAGGAGTTTAAGGCGTTGGTTCTTAGTTTTTTATTTGTTTTTGAAGGGTGCTTTTATGATGAGATTCAACATAATGTGAGAAATATTAAAAAAAAGCTTTGATTTGAAATATTTAATTGTATCTTGCATACGTTTATATTTGGAATCAATATTTGTTCATTAATTTATGTTGTTTTTCTTTTATATACCAAATTTTTATTAATTTTTATAATTTATTCAAAATGAACATTTTTGTTTCAAACATCAATTACGCAACTAAAGAGTATGAGTTGCACGATCTATTCGCAGAATTTGGTGATGTATCATCAGCTAAAATCGTTACAGACAGAGAAACTGGTCGTTCTAGAGGTTTCGGTTTTGTAGAGATGGGTGATGAAGAAGGAAAGCAAGCTATTGAAGCTCTTAACCAAAAAGAATTCAATGGAAAAACTTTAAACGTATCTGAGGCTAAGCCAAGAGAAGAAAAACCAAGAAGAAGCTTCGACAACAATAGAGGTGGAGGTTACGGAAACAACCGTGGAGGTAACGGTGGTGGATACGGTGGAAACAGCCGTGGAGGTAACGGCGGTGGAAATCGTTGGTAAAAAATATGAAGCGGCTTTTTAGCCGCTTTTTTTATGAATTTTAATTGGCAGTAAATCATTCAATTAGTTATTTGTATTGAATTTGAACGTATTTTGGCATAATTTTAGAAAATTCACAATCAATCAAAATAGTAATTATAATGAAAAAACATTTATTAGCATTCATGATGATGTTTGGCGGATTATTAATCAATGCACAAAACATTTATTCCGGTCAGAACATTGAGCAGAACAGGAAATACTGGGCAAGTAACAATAGATATTATCTTATTTTTCAGAATGACGGTAATCTGGTTATGTACAACAGAGGCGGAGGCTCAGTTTGGGATTCAAAAACAACCAACAGGGGAGTTAAAGCTGTTTTTCAGGAAGATGGTAATCTGGTAGTGTATTCGCCGGGAAACCAAGTTGCTTTCACATCTAATACTTATGGGAAAAGAGCAGATAGATTAACAATTCAGGATGATGGTAACCTAGTTATCTACAATAGATCTACTCCTTTATGGGCTTCACAGGGGAATATTAAAAATGATAATAATAATAACCGCGGTGGAGACTATGTAAATACCGGGCACAGATTCCGTAGAGACGTAAAACTTTACTCTTCTGACCGTAATTATTATTTAATGTTTCAGGATGATGGTAACCTTGTTTTATCCAATAGAAATGGTTCTCCAATCTGGACAACAGGAACAGGGAATAGAGGAGCAAGAGCTGAGTTTCAGAATGATGGTAACCTAGTTGTATATGATTCTTATAATAAAGCAATATGGATTTCAAATACTTACAATAAAGGTGCTACGAAACTTATGGTACAGAATGACGGAAACCTGGTGATCTATGGAAATAATTATCCAATCTGGGATTCAAAAACTCAGAGATAATAATATTAAGATACTTGTGAAAATAGAATTGGCTGCCCTTTTAGGAGCAGCCAATTCTATTTTATAGGATCATATAATTCTCTAGTTCTATTATATAATACAGAACGTATTAAAAGAGGAAAGATGATTACTGATCTTTTTTCTTCTTTTTCTTTTTTTCTTTCTCTTTCTCTTTTTCCTTTCCTTTTGTTTTCTTCTCCTTTTTAGGACTTAGGATTTCATCTGCATACTCAAATTTTGGTTCTTCCACTTTTGCCGGTTTTATTTCGATTTTAAGATCAAAATATCCTTTCAGATCGTTTTGTGATATTAGTTTTTCAATAAAGAGGAAGTCCAGAATCTCTTTTCCGGAGTCATTGAAGAAATTATGAGACAGTTCTTTCAGTAGGAATTTTTTGTATTCTTCCAAAGGAACAAGTACAGTATATTTGAATATTCTCCCTTCTTTAACAGTAGACAGATATCCTTTTTCAACCAATATTTTTAAATAAGTAGATACCGTGTTCTGATGTGGTTTCGGTTCAGGGTGCTGCTCCATAATATCCTTCAGATAGAAAGATTCCATTTTCCAAAACAGCTTCATAAAGTTTTCCTCTGCGGCAGTAAGATGATTAATTTTCATAGGGCATTCTAATGTTGAAATTGAATATGGCAATAAAGATAGATAAAAGATACCACAAAAGCTATCCCAGCCCCCATAAATACTTCTTTTACGGTGTGCCTTTTCAGAATAATCCGGGTAACTCCTACTAAAACAGCTACTCCCAACCATAGTATTCCCATCTTCTGATCTAAGGTGAAAAATAATGCTGCTACAAATACATTGAATGCCGTATGCATTGAACTTTTAATAAAAAGATTGCTGATCTGAAGAGCGAAAAGCAATATTAAAACAAACAGCATCACGAGATCTACATATCCGTTTTTTATATAATTAAAAATAAGATAACCGATCACGCAGGCTGCAATAAAAATATACAGTGTTTTCCGCTGAACTCTGTTGGATACATCCATATTGGTATACCTTCCTGTTTTTACATTCCAGACCAGCCAGATAATAATGGGGGCAATAATTATTAATAATACAGGAACGAAATAAAGAAGAGATTCCTGAAAAGTGTATTCCCTGATACTCATATAAATAAAGAAAATGACCAGAGAAACCAAAGGATTGAAAAAATCAGAAATAACTTTCGAAATTTTGTGTGGTACTGAGGATGGGATTTCTTCCATATTCAAGTTTAAACATTAAATACAAATATAAGACTATAACATCGAATAACAAGTGAATATAATGTAATGTATAGAGAGGGAAGATGAACAGAAGCAATAATCAACACTTATTATTTTCGTTGGAACAGCGCCTCTTTACCCGTCTGAATGGATAGGTCGCAGCGCCACAAACAAACAGCCCGGAACCGGTTTATGACTGGCCACTAAATGAAGAGACATTAAAGCCCGGACACCAACGAAATGGAGTGTCTTATCAGGGAGAATTGAAGAATTACCCCACAATCTACAGATTTTTTCCCCAAAAATAAGCTGTTGAAATTACCAAAAGGTATGTTAATAATAATTAAAGCTGAAAAAAACAAGAGATAAAATATAAAGGATTTCTGTGCTTTATATCTTGGATGTTATTTCAGCAAAACCTTATGAACAGGGTGGTTTTTTATAAACCGTAAGTAGGAATACAACAGATCAGATGTTACTTTACGGAGATTTCTGCGGGTCGAAAATTAAGAATAATACACTCCGCCTGCAAATAGATTTCAGAGAAAAAGTGAAAAGTTATCTATGTATAGAATAAAAACAAAGTTTTTTTCCTAATTTTGCTCAACTATTTCATCATATAAAAGCAAGAGCTAACACATGAAAGAATTTTCTAAAGAGGTATACCTGAAGTGGTATGAAGATATGACAATGTGGAGAAGGTTTGAAGACAAATGCCGTTCTCTTTACCTAAAACAAAAGATCAGAGGATTTTTACATTTGTATAATGGTCAGGAAGCAATCCCTGCCGGATTCACACATGCAATGGATTTGTCTAAAGACAGTATGATTACTGCTTACAGATGTCACATCCATCCAATGGCGATGGGAGTAGATCCTAAAAGAATTATGGCTGAACTTTGCGGTAAAGCAACTGGAACATCCGGAGGTATGGGTGGATCTATGCACATTTTCAGTAAAGAACATCGTTTCTACGGTGGACACGGTATCGTTGGAGGACAGATTCCTTTGGGTGCTGGTATTGCTTTCGCAGATAAATATTTTGACAGAAAAGCTGTTAATATCTGTTTCTTCGGAGATGGTGCTGCGAGACAAGGTTCTTTACATGAAACTTTCAACATGGCAATGAACTGGAAACTTCCTGTAGTATTTGTGGTAGAAAACAACCAGTATGCAATGGGAACTTCTGTGAAAAGAACTGCCAACCACGAAGATATCTATAAATTAGGATTAGGATATGAAATGCCTTGTCTTGCTGTAGATGCAATGGACCCTGTAAAAGTAGCAGAAGCTGCTTATGAGGCAATTGAAAGAGCAAGAAGAGGTGACGGGCCAACATTCATCGAGGCTAGAACATATCGTTACAGAGGACACTCTATGTCTGATGCTGAACCTTACAGATCTAAAGAAGAAGTAGCTATTCACAAGAATGATGACCCAATTGAATTGGTAAAACACAGACTTCTTGAAAATGGATGGGCTACAGAACAAGAATTGGAAGTTATCGATAACAAATCAAGAGACTTTGTTGAAGAATGTATCGAATTCATGGAAAATTCTCCATATCCAGATGCTGAGAAGATCTATGAATATGTGTATTCTCAGGAAAATTATCCATTCTTAGACAAATTAGAAAATCAATAAATAAAAATTAATTTGAAATTTGAAATTTGAAATTTCCGAAAAATCTCAAATCTCAAATCTCGAATCTCAAATCAATATAGATTATGGCAGAAGTAATTACGATGCCCCGCCTGTCCGACACTATGACGGAAGGTAAAGTGGCAAAATGGCATAAAAAAGTAGGGGACAAAGTAAAAGAAGGAGATATTTTAGCTGAAATTGAAACTGATAAAGCAGTTCAGGATTTCGAATCTGAAATAAAC
This genomic window from Chryseobacterium sp. MEBOG06 contains:
- a CDS encoding phosphatase PAP2 family protein, with the protein product MEEIPSSVPHKISKVISDFFNPLVSLVIFFIYMSIREYTFQESLLYFVPVLLIIIAPIIIWLVWNVKTGRYTNMDVSNRVQRKTLYIFIAACVIGYLIFNYIKNGYVDLVMLFVLILLFALQISNLFIKSSMHTAFNVFVAALFFTLDQKMGILWLGVAVLVGVTRIILKRHTVKEVFMGAGIAFVVSFIYLYCHIQFQH
- the pdhA gene encoding pyruvate dehydrogenase (acetyl-transferring) E1 component subunit alpha, with protein sequence MKEFSKEVYLKWYEDMTMWRRFEDKCRSLYLKQKIRGFLHLYNGQEAIPAGFTHAMDLSKDSMITAYRCHIHPMAMGVDPKRIMAELCGKATGTSGGMGGSMHIFSKEHRFYGGHGIVGGQIPLGAGIAFADKYFDRKAVNICFFGDGAARQGSLHETFNMAMNWKLPVVFVVENNQYAMGTSVKRTANHEDIYKLGLGYEMPCLAVDAMDPVKVAEAAYEAIERARRGDGPTFIEARTYRYRGHSMSDAEPYRSKEEVAIHKNDDPIELVKHRLLENGWATEQELEVIDNKSRDFVEECIEFMENSPYPDAEKIYEYVYSQENYPFLDKLENQ
- a CDS encoding BlaI/MecI/CopY family transcriptional regulator, with protein sequence MKINHLTAAEENFMKLFWKMESFYLKDIMEQHPEPKPHQNTVSTYLKILVEKGYLSTVKEGRIFKYTVLVPLEEYKKFLLKELSHNFFNDSGKEILDFLFIEKLISQNDLKGYFDLKIEIKPAKVEEPKFEYADEILSPKKEKKTKGKEKEKEKEKKKKKKKDQ
- a CDS encoding DUF6157 family protein, yielding MFLILKHLLKRKKRHIFFSKGQPCPRTSPLAKRYGFGIHYNEGKAASFPIEREDYQKFLKDLSITKTITMRSKRK
- a CDS encoding acyl-CoA thioesterase translates to MNYHTRKWVKPEDLNPNHSLFGGRLLQWIDEEAALYAIIQLENTKVVTKFISEINFVSSAKQGDIIEIGIEAMSFGSTSITLRCDVRNKMTHQTIITVEKIVMVNLDADGNPAPHGKTQIEFVKDRLNNGL
- a CDS encoding helix-turn-helix domain-containing protein: MKFFIKNMVCNRCIAAVENIFNSSDIKIKSIILGEVETDSEVSAEKMQIIEQQLLDTGFERIMDSAHQLAEKIKNMIILKVSELDIDEDFLLSEFLSSRLHKDYSSLSKTFSQNENITLEQFFILQKIEKVKELLLYNEFNLTEIAGKLGYKSVQHLSSQFRNITGFTPTAFKKLKEHNRKSLDNV
- a CDS encoding RNA recognition motif domain-containing protein, with the translated sequence MNIFVSNINYATKEYELHDLFAEFGDVSSAKIVTDRETGRSRGFGFVEMGDEEGKQAIEALNQKEFNGKTLNVSEAKPREEKPRRSFDNNRGGGYGNNRGGNGGGYGGNSRGGNGGGNRW